The Alistipes finegoldii DSM 17242 DNA segment TTGTTGTGCAGCGCCGAACGGTCGATGGGCCAGATGGCCGGAACCGCCGCCGACATCTTCTCCTTGTCCTGCGAGAAGGCCTGCAGTTCGTCGAACGACACCGATTCGAGGTAGAGCGTGCGGGCCAGCGCGTCGAGCTGCCGCCACGTGCCGACCATCAGCGGGGCGTAGTCGTCGTCGAGCAGCGCGGCGTATTTGGTGTCGGGGTAGGGCTGCCAGACGCCTTCGATCGACATCGTGTCGGTCGAGAAGAGCGAACGGTAGACGTAGTTGTCGCGGTGGCGTATTTCGTCCACGTGGCGCTGCGCCGTGCGGATGCGGTCCTGCAGGATGCGGTATTTGATCACCAGATCGCGGTTCTCGCGGATGATGCGGTACATCTTCGGGGTGTAGAAGAAGTAGGAGAAGAGTACGTTGGCGATCGAGACGAGAATGAAGCCGATGAGTATCTTGCGGATCAGACGGTAGGTGCGCAGGCGGAACGGGGCGGTGACCACGTCGCGCGTCAGTGTCTGCGCCTCGTGCGTCAGCGTGTGTGTATCCGATCTTTGCCCTTTTTGCCCCATCGTGGAAAAAACTCCTGTTAATAGGATGCAAATTTAACTTTAATTGTGTAATTTTGCAACCCGAAATCACAAACGAAAGAATCGGATAAAATCTTATATATGGAATCGAATAAAATTCGCCGCGCCTTTCTCGACTTCTTCGAGAGCAAGGGCCATGTGATCGTGCCTTCGGCGCCGATGGTCGTGAAGGGCGACCCCACGCTGATGTTCACCAATGCGGGCATGAACCAGTTCAAGGACATCTTTCTGGGCAACGCGCCCCGCAAATATCCGC contains these protein-coding regions:
- a CDS encoding M23 family metallopeptidase — protein: MGQKGQRSDTHTLTHEAQTLTRDVVTAPFRLRTYRLIRKILIGFILVSIANVLFSYFFYTPKMYRIIRENRDLVIKYRILQDRIRTAQRHVDEIRHRDNYVYRSLFSTDTMSIEGVWQPYPDTKYAALLDDDYAPLMVGTWRQLDALARTLYLESVSFDELQAFSQDKEKMSAAVPAIWPIDRSALHNNHIGAFSPRRYHPVLHRVQAHTGVDFGCDRGTPVYATGDGEVELAVGSGYNGGYGYQVLVNHGFGYKTRYAHLSKVLVKPGERVTRGQVIAETGNTGRSTGPHLHYEVIHKGTPVNPVNYFNRDMTAAEYDDLMARMRETNFEM